Part of the Candidatus Hydrogenedentota bacterium genome is shown below.
GCCTTGGAGCGAGCCCGCGCGCGTCGCTGGCACTGTTCCGCGCGGCGCAGTCATTTGCGGCGGTCCAGGGCCGGGCGTATGTGTTGCCGGACGATATCAAGCTACTTGCCCATCCGGTGCTCGAACACCGGCTTATCCTCAACCCCGAAAGCCGCCTTCGTCGAGTGACGACCAACAGCGTGCTCCGTGATATAATTGCGGAGGTTCCGGTCCCGGCAGGGACCCAGAACTGGAAGGCGGGTTGATCGCCGCTTCAGCGGCGGTTACTGTTCTGATACGTGGCGCTACCGGGATGCCTAGCGGCGGCCAGCGGGCGGAGTCATGTATGTCTATGTCGTTTGTTTGGAAATGGTTAAACGGAATAATACGGTCCAGGGGTACTAATGCTACGTTCAGGGGCGATAATGAGGCTGTTTGGTCGAAAGAAAGCGGATAGCATCGACAAGGACGAGGGAACAGCGCAGGCGGGAGACTCATCGAGCAGCGTCCGGGGAAGTCTGGAGCTGACTCACGTGGGACCCTACGAGATAATCGCTCCGGTGGGTACGGGCGGTATGGGGACGGTGTACAAGGCCATCGATCGCAAACGCGACCAGACCGTTGCGATCAAGGTTCTTGACCGGCAATTCGACCTTGACCGCAAGAAACGCCGGAGGGACTACCTGGGCCGCGAGATTCTGGTGGCCGCAAATCTGCGGCATCCGTGCATCATCCGGTACCACCCGGAGATCATTGAGCAGGGCGACGCGGATGGCAACGTGCGGCGCTGTCTGTTGATGGAATTCGTGGATGGACCGGATTTGCGAAAACACATCACGGATCGCGACTTAACGCTGCAGCAGATGGTGGATGTTTGCATTCGCCTATGCCAGGGTCTGGATTTTCTGCATCAGAACGGCATCGTGCACCGCGACATCAAGCCCGGAAACTTTCTGTTTTCGCGCGATCTCCGGCACGTGAAGATCTGTGACTTCGGTTTGTCGAAATCGAACGCGAGTTGGCGGACCCGTTGGGTGAAAGAAGGGGGCGGTACGCGCGCCTACATGTCCCCCGAGCAGATCTCGAACAAGGGCCGCGGTTTGGATGCGCGGTCTGACATCTTCTCGTTCGGCATTACGATGTACGAGTTGATTGCGGGGCGTCACCCTTGCGACGG
Proteins encoded:
- a CDS encoding serine/threonine protein kinase, translated to MRLFGRKKADSIDKDEGTAQAGDSSSSVRGSLELTHVGPYEIIAPVGTGGMGTVYKAIDRKRDQTVAIKVLDRQFDLDRKKRRRDYLGREILVAANLRHPCIIRYHPEIIEQGDADGNVRRCLLMEFVDGPDLRKHITDRDLTLQQMVDVCIRLCQGLDFLHQNGIVHRDIKPGNFLFSRDLRHVKICDFGLSKSNASWRTRWVKEGGGTRAYMSPEQISNKGRGLDARSDIFSFGITMYELIAGRHPCDGRDSREIMKQIKSSKFKFEPPSKYNPEVPQSLDRIILKALRRQPEKRYQSMTELLLDLTRLNETRI